The sequence GATATTTGTAAAATATATTCTACCATAAACTATATATTCACCAAGTGAAAATCTACAAAAATGATTTGTTTTTTATTTTTGGGTTGATGAATAAAGAGGTGTGTGATATGGAAAAGGTGGAGGAAATCCCTAAAGAAACCCTGCTTGAGATATACAAAACTATGCACAAGATACGAACTTACGAGGAAACACTTGCAGAGTGGTACTACAAGGGGAAAACCCCAAGGTTTGACATATCTGCGGGCCCAATTCCCGGGGAGCTTCATTTATCTTCCGGCCAGGAATCTGCAGCAGTTGGAGTTTGTATGCACCTAAAACCTGAAGATGCCTTAATAGGGACACACAGGGCTCATCACTTTGCGATTGCTAAGGGAGTTGATTTGAAGAAAATGACTGCCGAGATTTTTGGAAAAGCTACAGGTCTATCAAGGGGTAAAGGAGGCCATATGCACCTTTTTGATGCAAATGTTAACTTCAGCTGCAGTGGAATTGTAGGAGCAAGCTTCCCACAAGCCGTTGGTGTGGGAATAGCAGCAAAACTGAAGGGAGAAGATTACGTTGCGGTTGCCGTTGGTGGAGACGGTGCAGCTAATCAAGGGACTTTCCATGAGGCTCTTAATTTAGCCGCAATCTGGAAGCTACCAGTGATCTTTGTGATAGAAGACAACAGCTGGGCTATTTCAGTCCCAAAGGAAAAATCAACTGCAGTCGCGAAGAACAGTGAAAGGGCTGCAGGTTATGGAATTCCGGGAGTTAGTGTGGATGGAGCTGATGTCATAGCGGTTTATGAAGTGGCAAAAGAAGCTGTTAAGAGAGCGAGAAGAGGAGAAGGGCCAAGTTTGATTGAGATAAAAGTTTATAGGCTCAGAGGTCATTTTGAAGGAGATCCACAGCACTATAGACCCAAAGAGGACTTAGAGCTTGCCAGGCAAAAGGATCCACTCATGAACTTCGAAAAGCTCCTTCTAGAAAAGGGCATTGCAACTGAAGATGAGCTTAACAAGATCAAGGAAGAGAATATCAGAGAAGTACAGGAGGCTATTGACTTTGCGGTAAACAGCCCGTATCCAGAGCCTGAAGAAGCATTAAAGGGCGTTTTTACGGGGGGTGAATGAGATGGCAAGAAAACTCCCCATGTATAAGGCAATCTCAGAAGCAATAGCTCAGGAAATGGAGAGAGATGAAAACGTGTTTGTCATGGGTGAGGATATCGGGGCATATGGGGGCATATTTGGCGCAACAACTGGACTTTTAGAGAAATTTGGGCCTGAGAGAGTTAGAGACACTCCGATAAGTGAAGCAGCATTTATAGGGGCTGCTTTGGGGGCGGCATCAAAAGGAATGAGACCAATAGTCGAGCTTATGTTTGTGGACTTCTTTGGAGTTGCCATGGATCAGATTTACAACCACATAGCCAAAGCCCACTACATGTCCGGCGGACAAGTGAAAATGCCAGTAGTGATAATGACCGCCATGGGTGGAGGATACAGCGACGCTGCTCAGCATTCCCAATGTCTCTACGGGCTCTTTGCACACGTTCCGGGTTTGAAGATAGTAATTCCCTCGAACTCATATGACGCGAAGGGCTTGATGATCTCGGCGATTAGAGATGACAACCCAGTTATGTACTTCTTCCACAAGGGACTCATGGGACTTGGATGGATGCCCTCGCCACCAGAGGCAACGGTTGAGGTTCCAGAAGAGCCTTATACAGTACCTATCGGAGAGGCAAAAGTAGTCAGAGAGGGAAGCGATGTCACCATTGTAGGAGTTGCTAAAATGGTATACGAGGCATTATGGGCTGCAGAAGAGCTTGAAAAAGAAGGCATTAGTGCGGAGGTAATCGACCTAAGAACTCTGGTTCCCTTGGACAAGAAGACCCTCGTGAACTCCGTAAAGAAGACTGGACGTTTAGTTGTAGTGGATGAGGACTACAGAAGCTACGGGATGAGTGGAGAAGTCATTGCTACGGTTGTTGAGAATGGAATATCTTTGGAAGCACCTCCCGTAAGAGTGGCCTATCCTGATGTTCCCGTTCCCTACAGCAGAGTTCTGGAGAGATACGTTCTTCCAGACAAGGAGAAGATAATCAACGCCGTAAAGAGTATAATGTGACATGGCGGAGGAGAGAGAATGGAAGTAGAGGTGAAAGTGCCAATAGTTAGTCAAGAAGATAAAAAAGGTGTAATAAACCAGTGGTACAAAAGCGATGGGGATGAAGTAAAGGAAGGTGAGGAGATAGCAGAGGTCATGATAGAAAAAGTTACCGTTATCGTAAAGGCGCCAGCAAGTGGAAAGCTTAGAATACTCGTTCCTGAAAATGAAGAAATATCACAGGGACAGGTAATAGCAGTTGTAGAAACTGAGTAGCTTTCAAAACCTTTAATTATTTTTCTTTCCAAATTTTTACATGCCATTGAGGGTTCTATTTCATGAATACTGGAATCCTTATCTCAACATTGCCTTCGAAGAAAGCCTTGCAAGGAGCAGGAGTGTTGATCTTGTTGGAGATACCCTTAGGATATGGAGAAACGAAAATTCTCTGATTTTAGGTCGTTTTAGAAAAGTTGGGGAGGATGTCAATTTAGGCAATGCCAGTAGATTTGGATTCCCAATAGTGAGGCGCTTCACAGGAGGAGGGACAGTGTACCATGACAGTGGATGCCTGAATTATTCTATTGCAATCAAGAAAAATGTAAAGTACCCACTGGACTATATGTATAGAGTCCTCCTGAAAGGCACTCTTCTTGCGCTGAAAAAACTTGGAGCACGGGCATACCTAAAGAATACCAACGATGTCGTGGTTAATGAGAGAAAAGTTTCGGGGACTGCTGCGGCTATGAGGTGGGGAGTTCTTTTTCTTCATGGTTCGATTTTAATAAACTCAAATCTGCAAATGCTCTATCTCCTTTTAAGAATTCCAAAGGTCCACAACTTTGATCCGGTTAAGTATCGGGTGGCGAACCTCTCTGCATTTGTAGAGACTTCCACAGAAGAAGTTGCTGATGCCCTAATTTGGGGTTATTCAAGAGTGTTGTCTACCTCTCCTACTTTTGAAGAGCCTTTAAAAGAGGAACTAAAGTTGGCCAATCTTTTGTATAAAGAGAAATATTCTAGGGAGGAATGGAACTTTAAAGGCCTTGTTGACAATAAGGGAGAACTTAATAAAAAGGTAAAAGACATCCTCAGCTAATCGTCAAAGAAGCCTCTCTCAGCAGCTATTTTCAGTGTCTTTCTATAGTCAATAACTCTCGGCCCATTCCGCGTTATTTTTGCAGTTATCTCCCCCCTCATTTCAGTCTCTCTTTCTCCATCAAGAGCCAAAAGTGAGGGAGATGTTTTCAGTTCGATTTCCTCGTTCAGATTCAAGATTTTTGTTTCTTTGACTTTTATTCTTCTAAATATTCCAGGAGCTATGGGCACTTTTATGCCTTTTTCTCCTCCAAGCTCCACATATATTCCCAAGTCGTCTCTTTCAGTTATCTCCTTCAAAATTCCGGGAATTGAACTCAGCCCAATGTTGTATGGGGAAGAGATACTGGCTACAACCTCTCTCAAGTATTCAGGTTTCCAAACTGCTTTGGAGCCTTTAAAGGAATGTAGTGTGGCAACAGCATCTACGAGAGCAATATCTTTGAGTCTGCCATCTTCATAAAGTTCAATTCTTTTTGTTTTGTAAGTTCCTTCGGTGGGTTTAACAATGCCAGTGGCTATTGCTGAAACAGCAGCCCCGGCTATTGTGGCCTCTATCATGTATGGAAAGACGTTGTTGGTGCCTGTGGAGATGGGCATTATGGGGATTTCTCCAGAGGCTTTTGCGACAAGTCTGTTTGTCCCATCCCCTCCGATGACAATTATTGTCTTAACTTTGTCCTTCATGAGCTCAGTTGCCTTTAATGTGTCCCTCCAATCTCCAAAAACCTTCATTGGGAGCATCTCAACTTCCATGGATATATGCTCCCCCACGGCATGAAGGGCAGCGGGAACTATTCCAAAGGTTTCCGGCATTGCTAAAACTTTTTCAACTCCTAACTCCTGCATTATTAGAAGAAGTCTTTTTACGATGTTAACTTTCTCCATGTTGTCAAAAACACTTGCATGGGCAATTAAACGCCTTATATCTCTGCCAGATTCAGGGTTTGCTATTATCCCTACAGTTACTTTTCCCATAACGTTCATCTCCTTACATAGAGGGTAATAAACGCTATTGCCACCAATATTTCGTTTGTTTTATCTCCAAATTCTTTAAGAGCTATTCCAGGCCCTTTTAGACCGCCTTCGACAATCTTAACAACTTTTTCACACGGTAGGGGGATTACTTCTTTGACTTTCTCTATATTGACTCTTTGAGAATAGGGCACCCCTATGAGGATTTCTGCTTTTATATCTCTCTCAAGATCAAGCTCAAAGAGCTCCAAGAGCCCAACAGTGCAAACCCTTGTTATTGCATCTTTTATGGCCTTTATTGCAGCCTTAGTGGGATCTTGACCATGCTGGTCTATCCCCATCCCTATCTCGATGACATATCTTCTCCATTCACTCACTTTCAAAGACCTCCTCTGGGTGCTCCAGGTAATATTTAACTCTCTCCAAGAACCTCGCGGCTGGAGCTCCGTCTATTGCCCTGTGGTCAAATGTCAAAGAAAGCGTCATCACGCTGGCAATTTTTATCTCTCCATTCTCCACTATCGGCTTTTGGGTTATCCTGTTCAAACCTAAAATCGCAATTTGGGGAGGGTTAATTATTGGTGTAAACGAATCAACTCCGAACATTCCAAGGTTCGTTACTGTGAAGGTTCCCCCAACAAAGTCCTTCTCCTTAAGTCTGCCGCTTTTTGCTCTCTCAACTATGTCCGCATAATCCTGTAAGAGTTCTTCGAGGGATTTTTTGTCTACGTCCCTAATTACTGGCGTAATAAGGCCTATTGGACTGTCAACAGCCACGTTTATGTTTATGTTATCATAAATCATTATCTTTCCTTCTTCCATTGATGCATTGACCTCTATGAAATCCCTTATGGCTTTTGCAATGCATTTTAACATGAGAACTGTATAAGATGGCTTTTCTCCAAGCTTTTCAGTGAGCTTCTTCCTCATTTCAATAAGGTTATCTATCTTTGTTTCCATATTAAGGGTTACGTGCACAGCTTCCCTGTAGCTCTTTGAAAGCCTCTCTGCTATAACCTTCCTGATCCCAAACACTTTTCTCTCTTCTCTCACCTTTGGAAGGAAGTGTTCTCGTATATATTTTTCGAGGTCTTCAAGCGTAACTTCGCCATTGGGACCAGAACCTTTTATTTTTGAAAGATCGATATCGTATTGCTCGGCTATCGTTCTTATCTCTTCACTCACCAATTTAGCTCCCCTCGGTTTCTATTATTGCTATTGGCTCCCCTACGGGGACCTCATCTCCAACATCGTGGAGTTTCTCCACTAGAACCCCTGATGCTGGAGCTTTGACCTCTCCAGTTAGTTTCTCGGACTCGACTATAGCAATTACTTCATCTTTCTCCACCATCTCTCCAACATTTTTCTTCCACTCTACGATAGTGCCCTTTTTCATTGTCATACCTAATTTTGGCATAATGACATTTATTCTTGACATAATATCACCATATTGTTATTTTCATTTGATCTTAATAAACTTTTGGAGCGAGAAATGGAAAAGTATATATACCTCTTTAATGTGAAACCTTAAATGTTTAATCTGTGACATACCTTTAATCATTGACATTTGCAAAATAACCTCTTTTTTTAAATCTAAACCCAGCAGAGGCGAAAAATATGGCGGAGATACCTAAGGAAAAGTTATTGTGGATGTACGAAACCATGGTTAAGATAAGAGAGCATGAAGAAAGGGTTGCAGAGCTTTTTGCCCAAGGAAAAATACCGGGCTTTGTTCATCTCTACATTGGAGAAGAAGCTGTCGCAACAGGAGTAATGGCCCACCTAAGGAAAGAGGACTTCATAACAAGTACTCACAGGGGACATGGTCACTTTATTGCAAAAGGCGGTAACATCAAGGCATCAATGGCCGAACTCTTTGGTAAGGCTACAGGGATATGTAAAGGAAAAGGTGGCTCAATGCACATAGCTGATTTGGATGTAGGAGAATTGGGAGCAAACGGTATAGTGGGTGGAGGTATTCCCCACGCAGTCGGAGCCGCATTGGGCATAAAGCTAAATGGCCTGGATAACGTTGCAGTGGCTTTCTTTGGAGATGGTGCCTCTAATCAACAAAACTTCCATGAGGCAATAAATCTTGCCGCAATATGGAAGCTTCCAGTAGTTTTTGTGTGTGAAAACAACCTCTACCAAATATCCCTTCCCTATTCAAAACAGCAAGCCATAAAGAGCGTCGCTGAGAGGGCTGCTGCTTATGGCATTCCGGGAGTTAGTGTAGACGGCCAAGATGTCTTTGCGGTTTATGAAGTCGCTAAAGAAGCGATAGAGAGGGCTAGGAATGGAGAAGGACCAACACTAATAGAGGCAAAGACCTATAGGTTTAAAGGACACTTTGAAGGCGATCCCCAAATATATAGGTCAAAGGAGGAAGTGGAATGGTGGAAGAAGAACAAGGATCCAATAGTTCTCTTTGAGAAAACAGTCCTTGAGAAGGGTCTCCTAACTAAAGAAGAGCTTGATACTATTAGGGAAAGAGTAAAAAGAGAGATAGAAGAGTCTATCAAGTTTGCAGAGGAAAGCCCATGGCCCAAGCCGGAGGAAGTTCTTGAAGATGTGTTCTCGACCCCAACCAAGGGGGTGTTAGTATGGCAGTGGTGAGGGAGATCACTTTTGCAGAGGCGCTCAATGAGGCTTTGGACTACGAAATGTCAAAAGATCAAAAAGTTGTCGTGATGGGCGAAGATGTTGGAAGATATGGAGGAATCTTTGGTGTCACGAAAGGACTCATAGAAAAGTACGGAGAAGAAAGAGTAAGGGATACCCCAATAGCAGAGAGCGGTTTCATTGGAACTGGGGTAGGAGCTGCTGCATCAGGTTTGTTGAGACCTGTTGTAGAGTTAATGTTTATAGACTTCCTTGGCGTAGCTTATGACCAAATCTACAACCAAGCAGCAAAGATGAGATACATGTTTGGTGGAAAGGCCAAGATTCCAATAGTGATTAGAACGGTCTCTGGAGCGGGTGCAAGCGCCGCTGCCCAACACTCACAATCCCTACACGCTCTCTTTATCCACGTTCCGGGATTGAAGGTAGTGTACCCCTCCACGCCCTACGATGCCAAAGGGCTTTTGATATCTTCAATTGAAGACGATGATCCAGTTATTTTCATTGAACATAAGATGCTTTATGGAATTAAGGGCCCAGTTCCGGAAGATCCTTATTCAATACCTCTTGGAGAGGCTGATGTGAAGAAGGAAGGTAAGGATGTTACGGTTGTTGCGACAGCTTTGATGGTTCACAGGGCTTTAGAAGTTGCAAACAAGCTTGAAGAGGAAGGAATAAGCGTTGAAGTCATTGACCCAAGAACCCTCGTACCTCTGGATGAAGAGACAATACTTAACTCAATAAAGAAGACTGGAAGGCTCGTTGTTGTTGATGAGGCATATCCAAGATGCAGCTTTGCCACGGACATAGCAGCTTTGGCCGTTAACAAGGCCTTTGATAACCTAAAAGCTCCTGTTAAGCTTGTCACAGCCCCAGCAACTCCAGTTCCGTTCAGTCCGGCCTTAGAAAAGGAATGGATGCCTAGTACTGAGAAAATTGAAAAAGCCATTAGAGATGTTCTCTGATTTTTAACATTTTTTATGAAGGTGATATGATGGACAAGCTTAAAGCAGCATTTATATTTTTAGCCCCGGAGGCAGAGCCTGAAAGACATAGGGCAGTTATCTCAACGCCTGCTGTAGAGCTTCATGTAGTTGGAGTTAAAAACTACGATGAAGCCTGCAGAATTGCAAAAGAACTTGTAGATGAGGGCATAGCGGCAATTGAGCTCTGTGGAGGTTTTGGTCATAGGGGTGTTGCAAAAATTGTTGAAGCGGTAGAAGGAAAGGTTCCAGTGGGAGTTGTTAGATTCGATATCCATCCAGGGCTTGAAGGAAAAAGCGGTGATGAGATATTTTGAATAATTGGGAGTTGAGGAAGTTGGAAGAGGTTACAATCCAATTCCATGTCGAAGGAAAGACTGAATCTCCAACAAAAATGGTTGCGAAGGTTAGAGAGTTCACAATTGTGGTAGATGAACCCCCTGAGTTGGGTGGGACTAACGAGGGGCCGAATCCAGTGGAATATATTCTCGTTGCCCTAGCAGGGTGCTTGACTATTACCGGTCATTTGGTAGCGGAGGAGAAGGGGATAGGTATTAGGTCAATCAGGATTAAGGCCACTGGAATACTTGACCCGAGGAAATTTCAGGGACTCGATGGTGAACGCGCTGGGTATAAAGAGATTAAGGTGGAAATATTCCCTGAGGGCAACTTTACAGAATCCGAGCTCTTAGAATGGATAAAAGAAGTTGAAGAACGCTGTCCAGTTAGTGACAACCTCAAAAATCCAACTCCAATTAAAATTGAGGTAAAAACAAAAGATTAGTAAGGAAGATCGTAGTGCTTAACCACTATCTCGTCTATCCCCATCTTTTCTAAAGCACTCAGTGGGACTTGCATTGAAACCTGAACTATTCCCGGAAGCCTTCCAATTTCCACGGCACCGCTTATCGTTACCCTATTCCTAACTTCCTCCAAGCTCATTCCAAAGAGCTTTGCTGCCCTTTCAAAACCTCTCATTGCAGCTTCGTTTATAGTTGGTCCTGAACCAATAATCTGCACTGGAGCCACGGGCTCGGGCTCAATTCCAAACCTTCTTCCCAATGTCTGGACTTTCTCCCATTCGTCTTTTCTCCATGGCTTTGCGAGGGGAGGCAGGTCTTCCTCGGGAGGTAGCAAAATAGGGCCGTCTAGGTTTATGTTTTTAACAACCGAAACTTCAAGAACGCTCTCTGCAGTTACATCGATTGTATGCCCCGCTACTTCTCCGTCTCCCTGCATTCCATGAGCATCTCCGGCGTAAATTCCCCCTCCCTTAACTTTTACCGGCGCTATTAATACAGCCCCTTCTCTAACTGAATCAACATCTAAGTGACCATCGGTTAGCTTTGTCTCGTAGTCTTCCTTGGTTATCCCGTATGGATGGGGAGCGTTAATCAAGAAGGAGCCGAAGTCTCCGGCGTTATGGGAGTCCGGGATATCTACGGCTGGAACCGTTCCAAGCTGTCCCAAGAAAGGTCTTATCCTTGAAGGCACTCCAACGATGTCTGCCTTAGCGAAGATTAGTATCGGCACCTGCTTTGAATTCTTGGGAAGAGAGTGCCACTCCCATGCATCTTTGGCTATCATCTTGGCGGTTTCCTTGTTTACTGTAACCCCAACTCCAAGGTTGTGGTCAAAGACCATTGTGTACCCGTTGACCATTTTGAAGGGAGAAGCCGGTGAGCCACAGTGTTTGCATCTCACTGCATCTTCCCCTATACCAACAACCTCAAATTCGGGCCATGGTTCGTTACAGCTTGGACATTTCTTTGCAACATATGGATCTCCAACAAACGCTCCTTCTCTAACTGTATCAACACCTGAGGAAGCGGCTTTTGAGAGAACCTTAATGCTCTTTACCTTAATCACTATGCCATCTCCGACTTCCGCTCCTTCTACAGCAACTGGCACGTTGACCTCGTGTCCTCCCCTAATTGTGGGAGTAATCATTGGACCCCAGCATCCGGGGGCTGTGACAAAGACTATCTTCCCTCCATCCGCCACTGGACCGAGCATCTTTGAATGTGGGCCAATTATGCCGTTTGTTTGTACATCGTTAAAGATTTCGTCCTCAACTACCATGGAAATCACCAATTATCATTTGCGAAATAGAAAGATAAAAACGTTTTTATTTTGATAGATTTATAATCATCTGGAGACTTTTGAATGATGCCATAACTTCAATCGTTTTGAAACTCTCAATAAACGTATATACTTTGAAGTCAAATCCTATGTTGGTGAGATCATGAAGAAAGGGCTTGCCCTTATCCTTTTGCTGAGCTTTGTTCCATTGGCTAATGCGTGTTACAACCCAATGGATTCCTTGGCTGTGGAGGTTCGCCTTAACAGGCCCGGGATTTCATACGATCTAAGCCCTCTACTAAATGCGGAAAACATAATAATCGACAACGGAACCATAATCTACCGCTCCCACTACGACGAGAGAGTTGGAGTTATCTTGAGGGAGATTAACTCTTCCCTATGGATTAGGATTCAGATACCTGCGAAGAGCTTTGAATCCGCTTATGCTTACGCTTCATTTGAATCTCCCTTGCTGATTTCCAACGAAAGCTTTGAGCGGATTAAGGCTCTGGGCTGGGAAGTTAAGAACTACACCTTTAGAAAAGGGTCTCTCTACGTCCAGATAAGCCCAAGAAAAGGCAACGAGTGCAAGAGCGACTCGGACTGTTCTATAGGTGGATGTTCCGGAGAGGTCTGCACGACGAGAGAGCTCGCGAGGGAAATAGTTACGCCGTGCGTATATAAGGAGTGGTATAGTTGCTTGAGGCTCACAAGTTGTGGCTGTTACAATGGCCTCTGCACTTGGAAGCCCACTCTCGAATTTGAAAAGTGCTTGAAAGAGCACGGCGTTGATCCCTCAAAGGTCATTAAGCTTCCCCTAGCCGAGGTCTATATAGCAGTTTACGGAAAAGAAAAGCCGGGTGAAGAAGACGTTGTCGAGCTAAAGGCGCTTTTTGAAGAGCTCGGCATCTCATGTGTCCTTGACAACCTCCAGTTTAAAGCAGAGATCACTAACTCCCCAGAGGGAGTCATTGATCCCTATTCCTTCAACTTTAGCAAAGCCCTTGAGATTGAGCTCAAGTGGCTGAGGGAGAACGGAATAATAGAGATAAGCGATGAAGACATCTCGGCAATTGTAAATGTTGCGGAGAGAGGAAAAGCTGGCCAAAACTCCCATATAGGCTGGTACAAGAAAAATGGAATCTATACTTGGATCCCCTATGATGAGAGCGATAAGCCTCTTTTAGTTAAGTGTGCTTCACCACCATTTAACATCAGCATTCCAAAAGGAGAAATTGTGCTGAAGTCATCGAGCACTCCTTCCCAGAGTCGCGCTCAAGGCGAAGTTTGCGGTCCGGCACTCATTTTGGGACTTTTGCTTGTGCCTTTGCTCTTCAGAAAGTGAGCTTTTTGGCTTTTTAATCTTTGACAGAGTGACAAACTTGCCTATATTTTCCTTTAAGGACTTGTCATATCTACAACAATTTGAGCAAAGAACATTTAAGGGGTGAGTGCATCTAGTAGGGTTATGTCGATAAGGAGTGAGTGTTTTTGGAATTTGTGATACGTTTTCCTCGTTCTCTTGGTTAGCTTATAGGCGGGATTGCTTTTGGCAGGCTTTTTGATTGTCTAAACATCTTTACCTACTTGAAATACTTGGTTGCTTTTGGCCCGTTTACTCTCATTATTCCCTCGATTTTGGGATTTGCAAAGAGAAAGAGGTGGTTGAAATGAAAGCTGTTCTTCCAGATGAAAAAATACCAAAGTTTTGGTACAACATTTTGCCCGACCTTCCCGAACCTCTGGAGCCCCCGTTAGACCCGGAGACGGAAAAGCCCATAGAGCCAGAAAAGTTGCTTAGAATCTTTGCGGAGGAACTTGTAAAGCAGGAAATGAGCAGGGAACGCTACGTTGAAATTCCTAGAGAAGTTAGAGAGCTATACGCCAAGATTGGGCGCCCTACACCTCTGTTTAGGGCAACGAACCTTGAAAAAAGGCTTAGAACTCCAGCAAGGATTTACTTCAAATACGAGGGAGCGACCGTTACTGGCAGTCACAAGATAAACACCGCCTTGGCCCAAGCATATTATGCTAAAAAGCAAGGCATTGAGAGGCTTGTAACCGAAACAGGAGCGGGGCAATGGGGAACTGCTCTTTCTCTCGCCGGGGCTCTTATTGGCCTAAGGGTTAGGGTTTACATGGCTAGGGCGAGCTACCAGCAAAAGCCTTATCGGAGAGTTCTCATGAACATCTACGGGGCT comes from Thermococcus litoralis DSM 5473 and encodes:
- a CDS encoding thiamine pyrophosphate-dependent dehydrogenase E1 component subunit alpha, translating into MEKVEEIPKETLLEIYKTMHKIRTYEETLAEWYYKGKTPRFDISAGPIPGELHLSSGQESAAVGVCMHLKPEDALIGTHRAHHFAIAKGVDLKKMTAEIFGKATGLSRGKGGHMHLFDANVNFSCSGIVGASFPQAVGVGIAAKLKGEDYVAVAVGGDGAANQGTFHEALNLAAIWKLPVIFVIEDNSWAISVPKEKSTAVAKNSERAAGYGIPGVSVDGADVIAVYEVAKEAVKRARRGEGPSLIEIKVYRLRGHFEGDPQHYRPKEDLELARQKDPLMNFEKLLLEKGIATEDELNKIKEENIREVQEAIDFAVNSPYPEPEEALKGVFTGGE
- a CDS encoding alpha-ketoacid dehydrogenase subunit beta; its protein translation is MARKLPMYKAISEAIAQEMERDENVFVMGEDIGAYGGIFGATTGLLEKFGPERVRDTPISEAAFIGAALGAASKGMRPIVELMFVDFFGVAMDQIYNHIAKAHYMSGGQVKMPVVIMTAMGGGYSDAAQHSQCLYGLFAHVPGLKIVIPSNSYDAKGLMISAIRDDNPVMYFFHKGLMGLGWMPSPPEATVEVPEEPYTVPIGEAKVVREGSDVTIVGVAKMVYEALWAAEELEKEGISAEVIDLRTLVPLDKKTLVNSVKKTGRLVVVDEDYRSYGMSGEVIATVVENGISLEAPPVRVAYPDVPVPYSRVLERYVLPDKEKIINAVKSIM
- a CDS encoding lipoyl domain-containing protein, encoding MEVEVKVPIVSQEDKKGVINQWYKSDGDEVKEGEEIAEVMIEKVTVIVKAPASGKLRILVPENEEISQGQVIAVVETE
- a CDS encoding lipoate--protein ligase family protein, whose translation is MPLRVLFHEYWNPYLNIAFEESLARSRSVDLVGDTLRIWRNENSLILGRFRKVGEDVNLGNASRFGFPIVRRFTGGGTVYHDSGCLNYSIAIKKNVKYPLDYMYRVLLKGTLLALKKLGARAYLKNTNDVVVNERKVSGTAAAMRWGVLFLHGSILINSNLQMLYLLLRIPKVHNFDPVKYRVANLSAFVETSTEEVADALIWGYSRVLSTSPTFEEPLKEELKLANLLYKEKYSREEWNFKGLVDNKGELNKKVKDILS
- a CDS encoding NAD(+)/NADH kinase, yielding MGKVTVGIIANPESGRDIRRLIAHASVFDNMEKVNIVKRLLLIMQELGVEKVLAMPETFGIVPAALHAVGEHISMEVEMLPMKVFGDWRDTLKATELMKDKVKTIIVIGGDGTNRLVAKASGEIPIMPISTGTNNVFPYMIEATIAGAAVSAIATGIVKPTEGTYKTKRIELYEDGRLKDIALVDAVATLHSFKGSKAVWKPEYLREVVASISSPYNIGLSSIPGILKEITERDDLGIYVELGGEKGIKVPIAPGIFRRIKVKETKILNLNEEIELKTSPSLLALDGERETEMRGEITAKITRNGPRVIDYRKTLKIAAERGFFDD
- a CDS encoding Lin0512 family protein, whose protein sequence is MSEWRRYVIEIGMGIDQHGQDPTKAAIKAIKDAITRVCTVGLLELFELDLERDIKAEILIGVPYSQRVNIEKVKEVIPLPCEKVVKIVEGGLKGPGIALKEFGDKTNEILVAIAFITLYVRR
- a CDS encoding dihydrolipoamide acetyltransferase family protein — encoded protein: MSEEIRTIAEQYDIDLSKIKGSGPNGEVTLEDLEKYIREHFLPKVREERKVFGIRKVIAERLSKSYREAVHVTLNMETKIDNLIEMRKKLTEKLGEKPSYTVLMLKCIAKAIRDFIEVNASMEEGKIMIYDNININVAVDSPIGLITPVIRDVDKKSLEELLQDYADIVERAKSGRLKEKDFVGGTFTVTNLGMFGVDSFTPIINPPQIAILGLNRITQKPIVENGEIKIASVMTLSLTFDHRAIDGAPAARFLERVKYYLEHPEEVFESE
- a CDS encoding biotin/lipoyl-containing protein, which codes for MSRINVIMPKLGMTMKKGTIVEWKKNVGEMVEKDEVIAIVESEKLTGEVKAPASGVLVEKLHDVGDEVPVGEPIAIIETEGS
- a CDS encoding thiamine pyrophosphate-dependent dehydrogenase E1 component subunit alpha encodes the protein MAEIPKEKLLWMYETMVKIREHEERVAELFAQGKIPGFVHLYIGEEAVATGVMAHLRKEDFITSTHRGHGHFIAKGGNIKASMAELFGKATGICKGKGGSMHIADLDVGELGANGIVGGGIPHAVGAALGIKLNGLDNVAVAFFGDGASNQQNFHEAINLAAIWKLPVVFVCENNLYQISLPYSKQQAIKSVAERAAAYGIPGVSVDGQDVFAVYEVAKEAIERARNGEGPTLIEAKTYRFKGHFEGDPQIYRSKEEVEWWKKNKDPIVLFEKTVLEKGLLTKEELDTIRERVKREIEESIKFAEESPWPKPEEVLEDVFSTPTKGVLVWQW
- a CDS encoding alpha-ketoacid dehydrogenase subunit beta — its product is MAVVREITFAEALNEALDYEMSKDQKVVVMGEDVGRYGGIFGVTKGLIEKYGEERVRDTPIAESGFIGTGVGAAASGLLRPVVELMFIDFLGVAYDQIYNQAAKMRYMFGGKAKIPIVIRTVSGAGASAAAQHSQSLHALFIHVPGLKVVYPSTPYDAKGLLISSIEDDDPVIFIEHKMLYGIKGPVPEDPYSIPLGEADVKKEGKDVTVVATALMVHRALEVANKLEEEGISVEVIDPRTLVPLDEETILNSIKKTGRLVVVDEAYPRCSFATDIAALAVNKAFDNLKAPVKLVTAPATPVPFSPALEKEWMPSTEKIEKAIRDVL
- a CDS encoding DUF6506 family protein, with translation MDKLKAAFIFLAPEAEPERHRAVISTPAVELHVVGVKNYDEACRIAKELVDEGIAAIELCGGFGHRGVAKIVEAVEGKVPVGVVRFDIHPGLEGKSGDEIF
- a CDS encoding OsmC family protein; translation: MRKLEEVTIQFHVEGKTESPTKMVAKVREFTIVVDEPPELGGTNEGPNPVEYILVALAGCLTITGHLVAEEKGIGIRSIRIKATGILDPRKFQGLDGERAGYKEIKVEIFPEGNFTESELLEWIKEVEERCPVSDNLKNPTPIKIEVKTKD